Proteins from a genomic interval of Psychrobacter fulvigenes:
- a CDS encoding MATE family efflux transporter translates to MSKKNTATGKQHDLTEGSIAKTMLLFALPTLGSSALQSLNGSINAVWVGRFLGEEALAATANGNILMFILISFVFGFGMAATILIGQAMGRRDDAMVKKTMGTALGSIIPISVLVSAIGWIFAPTLLDLLGTPSSAVGLALTYLRMIFVAMPVTLTFTLLMMALRGTGDSTTPLWFIIISVVIDLVLTPTLILGLGPFPEWGIFGSAFATAVANTLALIGMVVTLYWRGSVLTLSLPELHFLRANREILKSMFSKGLPMGIQMIVISSAALTMLSLINREGVQTTAAYSATQQLWTYVQMPAMALSAAASAMVAQNIGANQWSRVAGITRWGLIFNVILTGAMIGVLTIFDEAILSLFLSSDSPAVPIGRHIQLMATWGFVFFGIAQVLFGTMRANGYVIWPLIVMVISMYPVRLGFAFGLYPLLGTDALWLSFPAGMVATAVMGGGLYLYGGWRKGKNLPAEEAAQRSEEFRAHTGTSASFRDILPTTVWKLSPLRRITRLRRRLQRRLQRHRMIRKNKRS, encoded by the coding sequence TTGAGTAAAAAAAATACCGCCACTGGTAAACAGCATGACCTCACCGAAGGGTCGATTGCCAAAACAATGCTACTGTTTGCCTTGCCAACGCTTGGTTCATCGGCACTACAGTCATTAAACGGCTCGATCAATGCCGTCTGGGTGGGCCGATTTTTAGGTGAGGAGGCGCTTGCCGCAACGGCGAACGGTAACATCTTGATGTTTATCTTGATCTCTTTCGTTTTTGGTTTCGGCATGGCGGCCACTATTTTGATTGGTCAGGCAATGGGTCGCCGTGACGATGCTATGGTCAAAAAGACCATGGGAACGGCGCTGGGCAGCATTATTCCAATAAGTGTATTGGTATCGGCAATAGGGTGGATATTTGCCCCGACGTTACTCGATCTGCTTGGTACACCGTCAAGTGCGGTCGGGCTTGCCCTAACTTACCTGCGGATGATTTTTGTTGCGATGCCCGTCACATTGACCTTTACGCTACTAATGATGGCACTGCGCGGGACGGGCGATTCTACGACGCCGCTTTGGTTTATCATCATATCAGTGGTTATTGATCTGGTTTTGACACCAACGCTGATTTTGGGTTTAGGACCCTTTCCCGAATGGGGTATATTTGGCTCGGCATTCGCAACCGCCGTTGCAAACACGCTGGCGCTTATCGGCATGGTCGTTACCCTATACTGGCGTGGCTCTGTGCTGACACTTAGCTTGCCTGAGCTGCATTTTTTGCGCGCAAACCGAGAAATCCTGAAGTCGATGTTCTCAAAAGGATTGCCGATGGGCATTCAGATGATTGTCATCTCTTCGGCGGCATTGACTATGCTATCACTGATCAACCGCGAGGGCGTACAGACGACAGCAGCCTATAGCGCAACCCAGCAGCTTTGGACATACGTACAGATGCCTGCTATGGCGCTAAGCGCTGCAGCCAGTGCGATGGTCGCACAGAACATCGGTGCCAACCAGTGGAGCCGAGTTGCAGGTATCACCCGTTGGGGACTCATCTTTAACGTGATATTAACTGGTGCTATGATTGGGGTGCTGACCATTTTTGATGAGGCTATTTTGAGCCTTTTCCTTAGTAGTGACAGCCCAGCGGTGCCGATTGGGCGTCATATTCAGTTAATGGCGACTTGGGGCTTTGTCTTTTTTGGGATAGCGCAAGTGCTGTTCGGCACCATGCGTGCCAACGGCTATGTGATTTGGCCGCTGATTGTCATGGTGATTTCGATGTATCCAGTGCGTCTTGGATTTGCTTTCGGGCTTTATCCCCTACTCGGAACCGATGCGCTTTGGCTGTCGTTTCCAGCGGGCATGGTAGCCACTGCTGTGATGGGAGGGGGACTCTATCTGTACGGCGGATGGCGCAAGGGTAAAAACCTGCCTGCAGAAGAAGCTGCGCAAAGGTCTGAGGAGTTTCGCGCGCATACAGGCACCAGTGCATCATTTCGTGATATTTTACCGACCACTGTATGGAAACTATCGCCTTTACGCCGTATCACAAGGTTGCGTCGACGACTGCAGAGACGACTGCAGAGACACCGTATGATTAGAAAGAATAAGCGATCATAG
- a CDS encoding YheT family hydrolase has translation MPVLNLAELKTPPIINGNTFNFEPFEPPFWLSNAHLQTILPTVLVKHNPAYRRELILDSHQISEVAYDFIDNSEPQPQYNQRYKTPLIVLFHGMEGSSASHYARTLATYVEQQGWHFVVGHFRGCGGVPMSNEVVYHAGDSAETHHTLEVLAERYETIYAVGVSLGGNLLARYMADYADDAICAAAAVVSAPLDLASATTAMENLIGRRLYTPYLLNPMLTKVLSQQLDVTELNKITASERIQEFDEAFTAPRLGYRSPYDYYRQASAMPHLHKISKPTLIITAKDDPFLGINATAGDVSNSVILYEPAHGGHIGFVRWKDKGLDTNWVPETALQFFNTAASA, from the coding sequence ATGCCAGTACTTAACCTAGCAGAACTGAAAACCCCGCCTATTATCAATGGTAATACTTTTAACTTTGAGCCCTTCGAGCCGCCTTTTTGGCTCAGCAATGCCCATTTACAAACCATCTTGCCTACTGTCCTTGTCAAACATAATCCTGCCTATCGTCGGGAGCTGATACTAGACTCTCATCAAATCAGTGAGGTGGCTTATGATTTCATCGATAATAGTGAGCCGCAACCGCAGTACAATCAACGTTACAAAACGCCATTGATAGTATTATTTCATGGGATGGAGGGCAGTAGTGCCAGTCATTATGCTCGAACACTAGCCACTTATGTCGAGCAGCAAGGCTGGCACTTTGTGGTGGGACATTTTCGTGGCTGCGGCGGCGTGCCAATGTCCAATGAGGTGGTCTATCATGCTGGTGATAGCGCAGAGACCCATCATACGCTGGAAGTACTGGCCGAGCGCTACGAAACTATTTATGCTGTGGGAGTCTCGCTAGGGGGCAACTTATTGGCGCGTTATATGGCAGATTATGCTGATGATGCTATTTGTGCAGCCGCGGCAGTGGTATCAGCGCCGCTTGATTTGGCATCAGCAACAACGGCGATGGAAAACCTGATAGGTCGCAGGCTATATACACCCTATTTACTAAACCCTATGCTGACCAAGGTTTTAAGTCAGCAGTTAGATGTTACAGAGCTCAATAAAATTACCGCCAGCGAGCGCATTCAGGAGTTTGACGAGGCCTTTACCGCGCCGCGTTTGGGTTATCGTTCACCTTATGACTACTATCGTCAAGCCTCAGCGATGCCGCATCTGCATAAAATTAGCAAACCGACCTTGATTATCACCGCTAAAGACGACCCTTTTTTGGGTATTAACGCTACGGCAGGTGATGTCTCAAACAGCGTGATATTATACGAGCCGGCGCATGGTGGTCACATTGGCTTTGTCCGTTGGAAAGACAAAGGGTTAGATACCAATTGGGTGCCAGAAACAGCGCTACAGTTTTTTAACACCGCTGCGTCTGCGTAA
- a CDS encoding DUF2939 domain-containing protein gives MKKLISLLMLLVVIAVAVYAGSPYYTAYQLKNAYDAKDGAAIAAAIDYEQLRPNIKNQLTSDFANTIASYPLVAELGGEPLTQAANSFIEQSVDGAITAQNIERLIETQGQANTVTKKLAAAWAISSNQMDLKNLIQDLIIHRGDIDAVVKQQVEQMMSKQAAQLEQQATQGTDSDKPNLSYCGINCFTISGQIKGYPLTIEMQRQGLLDWKIIDVVLP, from the coding sequence ATGAAAAAGCTGATCTCGTTACTGATGTTATTAGTCGTCATCGCAGTGGCAGTATATGCTGGCTCACCTTACTACACTGCCTATCAGCTAAAAAATGCTTATGATGCCAAAGACGGTGCAGCCATTGCTGCTGCAATCGATTATGAGCAGCTAAGGCCGAATATCAAAAATCAATTGACCAGTGACTTTGCCAACACCATAGCCAGCTACCCACTCGTTGCAGAGCTTGGCGGTGAACCTCTTACTCAAGCAGCCAATAGCTTCATTGAGCAATCGGTGGATGGCGCTATTACCGCGCAAAATATCGAAAGGTTGATCGAAACTCAAGGTCAGGCTAATACTGTCACCAAGAAATTAGCAGCCGCTTGGGCCATCTCTAGCAATCAGATGGATCTCAAAAACCTTATCCAAGATTTGATCATTCATCGTGGAGATATCGATGCTGTGGTCAAACAACAAGTCGAGCAAATGATGAGCAAACAGGCGGCGCAGTTAGAGCAACAGGCAACTCAAGGTACCGATAGTGATAAGCCAAATCTGAGCTATTGCGGTATTAACTGCTTCACCATTAGCGGACAGATCAAAGGCTATCCTCTCACTATAGAGATGCAGCGCCAAGGATTGCTTGATTGGAAAATCATCGATGTGGTGTTGCCGTAA
- a CDS encoding YheT family hydrolase, with the protein MHTSKPSNTAKPFAPTPFKPPFWLTNPHLQSILPKFFAPKTPNYRRVIRKDSLDETDIAYDFYDAHPVSTSTEIDQLEETPLIVLFHGMEGSSDSHYARALAYQMHSEGWHFVVAHFRSCGGIPANGQVFYNAGDTSEVHHMLQNLREKYANIYAVGVSLGGNALAKYMGEYGDDAICKGAAVISAPVDMSSAAITMHNFLSHRIYTPYLLNPIIKKALANDITKEEIASIKSVKRISDFDHIFTAPRHGYRSNNDYYRTASALPYLLNVTRPLLLISAKDDPFIGFTATPNDVSDSVTILETDHGGHIGYLRYRSDSTQPDAKQAIGKQSKAQKFDINWVPETVSAYFQSIGVKSNK; encoded by the coding sequence ATGCACACTTCAAAACCTTCAAACACCGCAAAGCCATTCGCTCCTACTCCCTTCAAACCGCCGTTTTGGTTGACCAATCCGCATCTACAAAGTATCTTGCCCAAGTTTTTTGCACCCAAAACGCCTAATTATAGACGCGTCATCAGAAAAGACTCATTGGATGAAACCGATATTGCCTATGATTTTTATGATGCACATCCTGTAAGCACCTCTACCGAGATAGATCAGTTAGAAGAAACGCCATTAATCGTGCTGTTTCATGGTATGGAAGGCAGTAGTGATAGTCATTATGCGCGCGCATTGGCGTATCAGATGCATAGTGAAGGTTGGCACTTTGTGGTGGCGCATTTTCGCAGCTGCGGCGGCATCCCTGCCAACGGACAAGTGTTTTATAACGCGGGCGACACAAGCGAGGTGCATCATATGCTACAAAACTTGCGTGAAAAATACGCCAATATTTACGCAGTTGGGGTGTCACTTGGTGGCAATGCCTTAGCAAAGTATATGGGCGAGTATGGTGACGACGCCATATGTAAAGGCGCGGCGGTCATCTCTGCACCCGTCGATATGTCCTCGGCGGCGATTACCATGCACAACTTTTTAAGCCACCGTATTTACACGCCTTATTTGCTCAACCCTATTATCAAAAAAGCCTTGGCAAACGACATCACCAAAGAAGAGATTGCCTCTATTAAATCCGTCAAGCGTATCAGTGATTTTGATCATATCTTTACCGCGCCGCGTCATGGCTATCGCTCTAACAATGATTACTATCGCACCGCTTCTGCCCTACCTTACTTATTGAATGTGACCCGTCCATTACTATTAATTAGCGCGAAAGACGATCCTTTTATCGGCTTTACCGCCACGCCAAATGACGTCTCAGATAGTGTGACCATTTTGGAGACTGACCACGGTGGGCATATTGGGTATCTGCGTTATCGCTCAGACAGCACCCAACCTGATGCCAAGCAAGCAATCGGTAAACAATCAAAAGCGCAAAAATTCGATATCAATTGGGTACCCGAAACGGTCAGCGCCTACTTTCAGTCTATTGGTGTCAAGTCGAATAAATAA
- a CDS encoding DsrE family protein: MVKTTDYVGTLFDDTSNPNKITVAYTMAFKALDKGHSAALILMVDAVYLAKPNSLDGIDIGAPFEPAAKLLEAFIEKGGEILVCGACMQHNGVAESEIDPRFTIISADDVIDMVMGAKGSLQLT; this comes from the coding sequence ATGGTTAAAACTACAGATTATGTCGGAACGCTATTCGATGACACAAGCAACCCAAACAAGATTACCGTCGCCTATACGATGGCGTTTAAAGCGTTAGATAAAGGTCATTCAGCCGCCCTTATACTGATGGTGGACGCGGTTTATCTTGCCAAACCAAACTCGCTAGACGGTATCGATATTGGCGCGCCGTTTGAGCCTGCTGCCAAACTATTAGAAGCTTTCATCGAAAAAGGTGGAGAAATATTGGTCTGCGGCGCATGCATGCAGCATAATGGTGTGGCTGAATCAGAGATTGATCCTCGATTTACCATCATTAGCGCTGATGATGTGATTGACATGGTAATGGGTGCAAAAGGCTCGTTGCAGTTGACCTAG
- a CDS encoding alpha/beta fold hydrolase has product MLLKRLGLAVLFSLSMVGCTTAPNSLAVATTQKLITYERNKSDLDAKAFTLASGEKMAYLENDNLAGEPLILIHGFGGNKDNFTRIADKLEGYHLIIPDLLGFGDSSKPMSADYRANAQAQRLHELLQAKGVASAIHVGGNSMGGSISVAYAAMYPESVESLWLLDSAGFWSAGIHEAFEDATPDDNPLVIDSTEQYFELYKLVMFDPPYIPRSVQAVFAQDSIVNRELHKNILEQIIEDNVEERAKVVTKYNIPTLIVWGEEDNIIKPETAELMSELMPHAQVIMMPGVGHVPMIEAVEQTADDYKNFREGINR; this is encoded by the coding sequence ATGCTCTTAAAACGCTTAGGCCTAGCCGTTCTGTTCAGTCTTTCTATGGTGGGCTGTACCACTGCGCCCAATAGCCTAGCCGTTGCCACGACGCAAAAACTGATAACGTACGAACGCAATAAATCAGATCTTGACGCCAAAGCGTTCACCCTAGCCTCGGGTGAAAAAATGGCTTATTTAGAAAATGACAACTTGGCAGGTGAGCCTTTAATACTCATCCACGGCTTTGGCGGTAATAAAGACAACTTTACCCGTATCGCAGATAAACTAGAGGGTTATCATCTGATTATTCCAGACTTGTTAGGTTTTGGGGATTCTAGCAAGCCGATGTCGGCAGACTATCGCGCTAATGCCCAAGCGCAGCGTTTGCATGAGCTGCTACAAGCCAAAGGTGTGGCATCTGCTATTCATGTCGGCGGCAACTCGATGGGCGGTAGTATCAGTGTCGCTTATGCCGCCATGTATCCTGAAAGTGTTGAGAGTTTATGGTTACTGGACAGTGCCGGATTTTGGTCAGCTGGCATACATGAAGCATTTGAAGATGCTACTCCTGACGATAATCCATTGGTAATCGATAGCACCGAGCAGTATTTTGAGCTCTATAAACTGGTGATGTTTGACCCGCCTTATATACCTAGAAGTGTGCAAGCAGTCTTTGCACAGGACAGTATAGTCAATCGGGAACTCCATAAAAATATCCTCGAGCAGATCATCGAAGACAATGTCGAAGAACGCGCGAAAGTCGTCACAAAATACAATATTCCGACGCTAATCGTTTGGGGCGAAGAGGACAACATCATCAAGCCTGAAACTGCCGAACTGATGTCTGAGCTGATGCCGCATGCACAAGTCATTATGATGCCCGGTGTCGGTCATGTGCCGATGATAGAAGCAGTGGAGCAGACGGCGGATGATTATAAAAATTTTCGGGAGGGGATCAATAGGTAG
- a CDS encoding NAD(P)H-dependent flavin oxidoreductase — MTLLNTLSLTYPIVQAPMAGGATTPELIAAVSNFGGLGSLGAGMTAPDVLNSQINTIKSLTDRPFMTNLMVLSEHESNTFDTSIPNWLNKYYQEKNIEVALPERPALSFAEQLQVLYDNPVPVASFTFGIISAEQVQRLQSLGTRVIGTANHPLEAKAWAEIGADAVCVQGVEAGGHRGGWLPQSANDPLGLLTLISQTHACTDIPLIAAGGIMNGQAIKAVQTAGAELAQLGTAFLTTDKCGINDIYKKALLDASQDKRSAETRLTRLFSGKQARGLLNDYLRDFGQFESAHELPPYPQLNAMTKFMRTHASKGSDAEHQSLWAGQGVASVRQESTIELLERLVRDL, encoded by the coding sequence ATGACTTTACTGAACACCCTCAGTTTAACTTACCCTATCGTACAAGCGCCAATGGCGGGTGGTGCAACCACACCTGAATTGATTGCTGCTGTTAGTAATTTTGGTGGACTGGGTTCATTGGGTGCTGGCATGACGGCACCAGATGTTTTGAACAGTCAAATTAATACCATCAAATCGCTCACTGATCGTCCTTTTATGACCAATCTAATGGTGTTATCTGAGCATGAATCCAACACCTTTGATACCTCCATTCCGAATTGGCTAAATAAGTACTATCAAGAAAAAAACATAGAAGTCGCGTTACCTGAACGGCCAGCGCTCAGCTTTGCAGAGCAGCTACAAGTGCTCTATGACAATCCTGTTCCTGTGGCGAGTTTTACCTTTGGCATTATTAGCGCTGAGCAAGTTCAGCGTTTACAGAGTCTAGGCACACGCGTCATCGGTACCGCTAATCATCCATTGGAAGCAAAAGCATGGGCAGAGATTGGCGCTGATGCAGTATGCGTGCAAGGAGTAGAAGCTGGTGGGCATCGCGGCGGCTGGTTACCGCAAAGCGCAAACGATCCACTAGGATTATTGACGCTGATTAGCCAAACGCACGCTTGCACCGATATTCCGTTAATCGCGGCGGGCGGCATCATGAATGGGCAAGCCATTAAAGCTGTGCAAACAGCAGGTGCAGAGCTAGCGCAACTAGGAACAGCATTTTTGACCACAGATAAATGCGGCATTAATGACATTTATAAAAAGGCGCTACTCGATGCCAGTCAAGATAAGCGCAGTGCTGAGACGCGCTTAACTCGGCTGTTTTCAGGTAAGCAAGCTCGTGGATTATTAAATGATTATCTGCGAGACTTTGGCCAATTTGAGAGTGCTCATGAACTACCGCCCTACCCACAATTGAACGCCATGACCAAGTTTATGCGTACGCATGCTAGTAAAGGCTCTGATGCAGAACATCAGTCTTTATGGGCAGGACAAGGAGTCGCCTCGGTCAGACAAGAAAGCACGATTGAATTGCTAGAGCGACTGGTAAGGGATTTGTAA
- a CDS encoding disulfide isomerase DsbC N-terminal domain-containing protein, producing the protein MKLPVFKTASVLSAILLATTACAQPGATKPANNNTAQSSQSTKAAGTVSADIDSHLRQVLTQAGIKTQITSITPSNLPNMYQVELVGQPPLHMTADGKYVIQAELIKNPNPNRLSSKTPTSIDSAQIGKPFNTNAKTPFYYTAVPGVIWGANLEGVPFLVSDDGQYITDGEISVIENGQFMGLDEEFEKRKNQSVFSVLDESQLITYPATTAEKAVIYVATDVNCPFCRQLHKQMDALNKKGVTVKTIGYPIYEQSPEQMRGIWCQADESSRRKALDNAMLKGQMTPAPAGCSADHIIPNRDKAAGLAVMATPAIYREDGVLFQASFESPEFLEFLGVE; encoded by the coding sequence GTGAAATTACCTGTATTTAAAACTGCCAGTGTCCTGAGTGCCATACTATTAGCGACCACTGCTTGCGCCCAACCTGGCGCGACCAAACCTGCAAATAACAACACTGCCCAAAGCAGCCAGAGCACCAAAGCAGCAGGCACAGTAAGCGCTGATATCGATAGCCATCTGCGCCAAGTACTCACCCAAGCGGGTATCAAAACCCAAATCACCTCTATCACCCCGTCTAATTTGCCTAATATGTACCAAGTAGAGCTCGTTGGGCAACCGCCGTTGCATATGACTGCTGATGGTAAATATGTCATTCAAGCAGAGCTTATCAAAAACCCCAATCCAAACCGTCTATCGAGCAAGACGCCAACGAGTATTGATAGCGCGCAAATAGGTAAACCATTCAATACCAATGCGAAAACCCCATTTTATTACACCGCAGTACCGGGCGTGATTTGGGGCGCAAACCTAGAAGGGGTGCCGTTCTTGGTATCCGATGATGGACAATACATCACTGATGGTGAAATATCAGTCATCGAAAATGGTCAGTTCATGGGATTGGATGAAGAATTTGAAAAACGAAAAAACCAATCGGTATTTAGCGTGTTAGATGAGTCGCAACTGATTACTTATCCAGCAACCACGGCTGAAAAAGCAGTGATATACGTGGCAACGGATGTGAACTGTCCGTTTTGTCGTCAGCTGCATAAGCAAATGGATGCGCTCAATAAAAAAGGCGTCACGGTGAAGACCATTGGCTATCCAATATATGAGCAATCACCTGAGCAAATGCGTGGAATCTGGTGCCAAGCTGATGAGTCAAGTCGCCGTAAAGCCTTAGATAATGCTATGTTAAAAGGCCAAATGACCCCTGCGCCAGCAGGTTGTAGTGCAGATCACATCATACCAAACCGTGACAAAGCAGCAGGACTGGCAGTGATGGCAACCCCTGCGATTTATCGTGAAGATGGGGTGTTGTTTCAAGCGAGTTTTGAGAGCCCTGAGTTTTTAGAGTTCCTGGGTGTAGAATAA
- a CDS encoding pseudouridine synthase, with product MRLDKFISKATELSRKESKKILHAGEVTVNDQVIKDPGLHVDITNDEVMWAGEPLSVATGNRYILLHKPEGFECTLKAKEYPIVTELIAVPELDSLRIAGRLDVDTTGALLISDDGKWLHRVTSPKHEHAKIYELTLAEPMDSDAQANAVQKVAKGILLDGDYEETKPAVLEFIDETHARLTLEQGKYHQVKRMMGYFGNKVVELHRASIGHITLDGLDKGDSRFLTAEEVAKF from the coding sequence ATGCGTTTAGATAAATTTATTAGTAAAGCCACTGAGCTGTCACGTAAAGAGTCCAAAAAGATCCTGCACGCTGGTGAAGTGACTGTAAACGATCAGGTCATTAAAGATCCTGGTTTACACGTCGATATCACCAACGACGAAGTCATGTGGGCAGGCGAGCCGCTATCAGTCGCGACTGGCAATCGTTATATCTTATTGCATAAGCCTGAAGGCTTTGAGTGTACGCTGAAAGCGAAAGAGTATCCAATCGTCACCGAGTTGATTGCGGTACCAGAGCTAGACAGCTTACGTATTGCTGGACGCCTTGATGTTGATACCACTGGCGCATTACTCATTAGCGATGATGGCAAATGGCTGCACCGTGTCACCAGTCCCAAGCACGAGCACGCCAAGATCTATGAGCTAACGCTTGCAGAGCCGATGGACAGTGACGCGCAGGCCAATGCAGTCCAAAAGGTTGCCAAAGGCATCTTGCTCGATGGTGATTATGAAGAGACCAAACCTGCTGTCCTTGAGTTTATTGATGAGACTCATGCGCGCCTTACTTTAGAGCAAGGCAAGTATCATCAGGTCAAACGTATGATGGGCTATTTTGGTAACAAGGTCGTCGAGCTGCATCGAGCCAGTATTGGCCACATCACTTTAGATGGTCTTGATAAAGGTGACAGCCGTTTCTTGACCGCAGAAGAGGTCGCAAAGTTCTAA
- a CDS encoding acyl-CoA thioesterase — protein sequence MYPFFRYGKAIVQAVVGKTTGAQLDFTGTSEIEFRCSLTDIDNFLEMNNGRVLTLYDLGRTDFAIRTGLGKQLLKQRWGLVVAGSTVQYRKRIRAFDKVTMKTHIAAIDERWIYVEQSMWVKGKPCSSVLIRTGVTSKGGVVDTQEVLEAMGKPDWKMPPTGYVAEWIESDGDRPWPPKD from the coding sequence ATGTATCCATTTTTTCGTTATGGCAAAGCCATCGTTCAAGCAGTTGTCGGCAAGACGACAGGCGCTCAACTAGACTTTACGGGTACTAGCGAGATTGAGTTTCGCTGTAGCCTGACAGACATTGATAACTTCCTTGAGATGAATAATGGCCGCGTGCTGACCTTGTATGATTTGGGTCGTACAGATTTTGCCATTCGTACTGGACTTGGCAAGCAGCTGCTCAAACAGCGTTGGGGATTGGTCGTCGCAGGCAGCACGGTACAATACCGCAAACGCATCCGTGCCTTTGATAAGGTCACCATGAAGACTCATATCGCTGCTATTGATGAGCGCTGGATATATGTAGAGCAGTCCATGTGGGTGAAGGGAAAACCCTGCTCATCGGTGTTGATACGTACTGGCGTCACCAGTAAAGGGGGCGTGGTCGATACTCAGGAAGTATTAGAGGCGATGGGCAAACCTGATTGGAAGATGCCGCCGACAGGCTATGTGGCAGAGTGGATAGAAAGCGACGGCGATCGCCCGTGGCCGCCAAAAGATTAA
- a CDS encoding YigZ family protein, translating to MSYQTLQKAVTARLEIKKSEFIAYAYPVTSREQAMFHVEQLRVKYPDARHWCWAYIIGDPENTTSAGFDDDGEPNGTAGRPILNVLQHKSIGNIIIVVVRYFGGIKLGAGGLTRAYAGSAQAAVDKMTLQPYVPMAQIQILADFATEAQCRYVVEDLNGQIDDVDYSKQVTLTITIAEQDIENLKERLAMDGRVLEDE from the coding sequence ATGAGTTATCAAACCCTGCAAAAAGCAGTCACTGCCCGCCTTGAGATTAAAAAGTCTGAATTTATCGCTTATGCTTACCCTGTCACCTCCCGTGAGCAAGCAATGTTTCACGTGGAACAACTACGCGTGAAGTACCCTGATGCGCGTCATTGGTGTTGGGCGTATATCATTGGTGATCCCGAGAACACCACCAGTGCCGGCTTTGATGACGACGGTGAGCCTAATGGCACAGCAGGGCGACCCATATTAAATGTGCTGCAACATAAGTCTATTGGCAATATTATTATTGTTGTCGTGCGTTATTTTGGCGGTATTAAATTGGGTGCTGGTGGTCTGACCCGGGCTTATGCAGGCTCGGCGCAAGCGGCCGTTGATAAAATGACATTGCAGCCTTATGTGCCCATGGCGCAAATACAGATATTGGCTGACTTTGCTACCGAAGCCCAATGCCGTTATGTGGTGGAGGATCTAAATGGTCAGATTGATGATGTCGATTATAGTAAGCAAGTCACGCTGACCATTACTATCGCTGAGCAAGACATTGAAAACTTAAAAGAACGATTAGCGATGGATGGGCGGGTGTTAGAAGATGAATAA